From one Triticum aestivum cultivar Chinese Spring chromosome 4B, IWGSC CS RefSeq v2.1, whole genome shotgun sequence genomic stretch:
- the LOC123092455 gene encoding uncharacterized protein isoform X3: MPRGAVKRRREPSPVAAAGERKLLPGEHVEVISFDPGLCGSWHQAVVIEILDNFRSVRYIDFVDDSGSGSPLVEQVEVSDAIDGKSSAARGSTRGKVRPVHPHQPLQVSDASYGLWVDALVEGSYWEGVIADHAEGSMERKVFFPDEGDERIMAVDQLRRTQDWDEVTGTWKPRGTWLFLQMLLSHEEKDGLPVSVRQIWYDLRSNLSLTTEDNTWMCGTESFWEGSLAALIAELRSVCDKHTQDGNQIGDSCRSAETSTSAAFQNKNVESIVSDKLDSASAAICRTMLEFISYYRNNDRISARAKRESAKHHLKSVGWTFVDDRAKNRYCVSPDGKRFASFIAACEAYLAQKGCHTNNLLLHSVTRNNEDCSSIGTDLILRENKHHNKLSMDASASWMPVQLDAKFSPPIASLLASYQEVTSFSQGQINETMRMKLKEHLLALGWSIVSKEDDIIRPNGQPSTIKRYRYKSPAGKTYVSFLQVLRSFAVQCIKRVKGNNTEDIPDNCNHLAAHRVNLDAAVSRDLATLGKRKRENKSDVVGKYVDCVEADVQNVRKKKLLRSKAKKFLKSAGWIVCQKMKSSKKRELRYHSPYGKSYKCLLAACKGYLEQGYQKENNASSGITTDTFIALGGGATDTSGRKDLLVSFLDRHDGTFSWPTCHVKSKKRKSSSVPMSHARVLSSTHGQILPYQHRAKTVLSLLVDKNILLPRVKLTYKQRSDGPRLKEGTVTKDGIKCRCCNELFTLESFEVHAGCSTRLPAAHIFLKDGRSLSQCLVELMGENKPKESLQVRLKTNCSDTESDSICSICNEGGEILLCDNCPSSFHHACVGLEATPEGSWYCPSCRCSICDLSDYDPDTNQFTEKTIMYCDQCEREYHVGCMRNKGDQLTCCPEGCWFCSRGCSEIFHHLQELIGKSIPTPVEGLSCTILRFDRENASDHGDFYNEIMAEQYGKLCIALDVLHECFVTIIEPRTRRDLSEDIVFNRESGLRRLNFRGFYTILLQKDGELISVGTFRVCGKKFAELPLIGTRIQYRRQGMCRLLMNELEKLLSGLGVERLILPAIPQLLETWTGSFGFTAMSFSQRFELAESSILSFQGTTICQKILDATHHNPRDMSIQLVVNAEEIELGKNSIVSFERTTACDTVVNNASNHSEELKVTAQTNYNSLACDTVVNNASNHSEELKVTAQTNYNSLALAENSVFSSWGTTICQNVSSNAFSHPEELNGSDYQLECTSIVREALESDSQESTSVGVEDRDQPEPELLLEIRSNSSEEGNCAVGVPIITPNPEVNFTVDSHGQPYDRSVQRELCFN, translated from the exons ATGCCGCGGGGGGCCGTGAAGCGGAGGCGCGAGCCGTCCCCTGTCGCCGCCGCGGGGGAGCGGAAGCTTCTTCCAGGCGAGCACGTCGAG GTCATTAGTTTTGATCCAGGGCTATGCGGATCATGGCATCAGGCTGTTGTCATTGAAATTTTGGACAACTTCCGCTCTGTAAGATACATTGATTTTGTTGATGACAGTGGTAGCGGGTCACCTCTTGTTGAGCAAGTTGAGGTGTCAGATGCTATCGATGGCAAGTCAAGTGCGGCTCGGGGATCCACTCGTGGAAAAGTAAGACCGGTGCATCCACATCAACCGCTGCAGGTATCTGATGCAAGCTATGGACTGTGGGTTGATGCACTAGTGGAAGGATCCTATTGGGAAGGTGTCATTGCTGATCACGCTGAAGGCTCCATGGAGAGGAAGGTCTTTTTTCCTGATGAAGGCGATGAACGCATTATGGCAGTCGATCAGCTACGCCGTACTCAGGACTGGGATGAAGTTACTGGAACATGGAAACCACGAGGAACCTGGTTGTTTCTCCAAATGCTGTTGTCACATGAAGAGAAAGATGGTTTACCTGTATCAGTCAGGCAGATATGGTATGACCTGAGGTCAAATCTTTCCTTGACGACAGAAGACAATACGTGGATGTGTGGAACAGAATCTTTTTGGGAGGGATCACTTGCAGCCCTTATTGCAGAATTACGGTCTGTATGTGACAAACATACCCAAGATGGAAATCAAATAGGAGACTCTTGTAGATCAGCAGAAACTTCAACATCTGCagcctttcaaaataaaaatgtcGAGTCAATTGTCTCGGATAAGCTGGATTCCGCATCAGCTGCTATCTGCCGGACCATGTTAGAATTCATCTCATACTATCGCAATAACGACAGGATTAGTGCTCGTGCCAAACGGGAGTCTGCAAAGCACCATCTTAAATCAGTAGGGTGGACCTTTGTAGACGATAGAGCTAAGAACAGATATTGTGTCTCACCTGATGGGAAGCGGTTTGCATCTTTTATAGCAGCATGTGAGGCTTACCTGGCACAGAAGGGTTGTCATACAAATAATTTGCTTTTACATAGTGTGACTCGAAATAATGAAGATTGCAGCTCAATTGGCACAGATCTTATCCTAAGGGAGAACAAACACCATAATAAGTTGAGTATGGATGCCTCAGCTTCTTGGATGCCAGTACAGCTAGATGCAAAATTTTCCCCACCTATAGCGTCGTTGCTTGCTAGTTACCAAGAGGTCACCAGTTTTTCCCAGGGACAAATTAATGAGACCATGAGGATGAAGCTGAAGGAGCATCTCCTGGCATTAGGTTGGAGTATTGTGTCCAAAGAAGATGATATTATAAGGCCTAACGGTCAACCAAGTACTATTAAGAGATACCGGTACAAGTCACCTGCCGGGAAGACTTATGTTTCTTTCCTTCAAGTACTCAGGAGCTTCGCAGTTCAATGTATTAAACGAGTTAAAGGGAACAATACTGAAGACATTCCTGATAATTGCAATCATTTGGCAGCGCACAGAGTAAATCTTGATGCAGCAGTTTCAAGGGACCTGGCAACACTTGGTAAGCGTAAACGTGAAAATAAATCTGATGTTGTAGGAAAATATGTAGATTGTGTGGAAGCGGATGTGCAGAATGTCAGGAAAAAGAAACTTCTGAGATCAAAAGCTAAGAAGTTCCTCAAATCTGCTGGTTGGATAGTCTGCCAAAAGATGAAATCTAGTAAAAAACGGGAGCTTCGGTATCATTCTCCATATGGCAAGTCCTACAAATGTCTGTTGGCAGCATGTAAAGGGTACTTAGAGCAAGGATATCAAAAGGAGAATAATGCAAGCTCTGGGATCACCACTGATACGTTTATAGCACTCGGTGGCGGAGCAACGGATACAAGTGGAAGAAAGGACCTGCTGGTTTCATTTTTAGATAGACATGATGGCACGTTTAGCTGGCCTACATGTCATGTAAAATCAAAGAAAAGAAAATCATCTTCGGTGCCTATGAGCCATGCACGAGTTTTGAGTTCAACACATGGTCAGATCCTGCCATATCAGCATCGTGCTAAAACCGTTCTGTCTCTCTTGGTAGACAAAAATATTCTATTACCAAGAGTTAAACTTACTTATAAGCAAAGAAGTGATGGGCCTCGGCTAAAGGAAGGTACCGTTACTAAAGATGGAATAAAATGCAGGTGTTGCAATGAACTATTCACTCTGGAAAGCTTTGAGGTTCATGCTGGGTGCAGTACTCGGTTACCTGCTGCTCATATCTTTTTGAAGGATGGGAGGTCCCTCTCACAGTGTTTAGTTGAATTGATGGGTGAAAACAAGCCCAAAGAATCACTGCAAGTGCGCTTGAAGACAAATTGTTCCGATACAGAAAGTGATTCAATATGCTCTATATGCAATGAGGGTGGGGAAATATTACTTTGTGACAATTGTCCTTCATCCTTCCACCATGCTTGTGTTGGTTTGGAG GCCACTCCGGAAGGAAGCTGGTACTGTCCATCTTGTAGATGTAGTATTTGTGACTTGAGTGATTATGATCCTGATACCAACCAATTCACCGAGAAGACTATTATGTATTGTGATCAGTGTGAACGCGAAT ATCATGTTGGTTGCATGAGAAACAAAGGTGATCAGCTCACCTGCTGTCCAGAAGGGTGCTGGTTTTGCAGTAGGGGATGCTCAGAG ATATTTCATCATTTGCAAGAGCTTATCGGGAAATCAATTCCAACTCCTGTCGAAGGCTTATCATGCACCATACTCAGATTTGACAGAGAAAATGCCAGTGACCATGGCGATTTTTACAATGAGATAATGGCAGAACAGTATGGCAAGCTGTGCATTGCACTTGATGTTCTTCATGAATGTTTTGTTACTATTATCGAGCCCCGCACACGAAGAGATCTTTCTGAAGACATTGTGTTCAATAGAGA ATCAGGTCTCCGACGGCTTAATTTTAGGGGATTCTACACGATACTTCTCCAGAAAGATGGTGAGCTGATATCTGTCGGCACTTTTAG ggTATGCGGGAAGAAGTTTGCTGAGCTGCCTCTTATTGGCACAAGAATTCAATATCGTCGACAAGGAATGTGTCGCCTACTGATGAATGAACTGGAGAAG TTACTTTCTGGCTTGGGGGTGGAAAGGCTTATCTTACCGGCGATTCCTCAGCTTCTAGAAACATGGACAGGATCATTTGGTTTCACAGCAATGTCTTTCTCTCAGAGGTTTGAATTGGCAGAGAGCAGCATTCTCAGTTTCCAGGGAACCACCATCTGTCAGAAGATTTTAGATGCCACGCATCATAATCCAAGAGATATGAGCATCCAGTTGGTGGTTAATGCAGAAGAAATTGAGTTGGGGAAGAACAGCATTGTCAGTTTTGAAAGAACCACCGCATGTGACACGGTTGTGAACAATGCATCCAATCATTCAGAAGAGTTGAAGGTTACAGCACAGACTAACTATAACAGTTTAGCATGTGACACGGTTGTGAACAATGCATCCAATCATTCAGAAGAGTTGAAGGTTACAGCGCAGACTAACTATAACAGTCTAGCATTGGCAGAGAACTccgttttcagctcttggggaaccaCTATTTGTCAGAACGTTTCAAGTAATGCATTTAGCCATCCAGAAGAGTTgaatg GATCTGACTACCAACTGGAATGTACTAGTATCGTCCGTGAGGCATTGGAAAGTGATAGTCAAGAAAGCACTTCAGTGGGGGTAGAAGATAGAGACCAACCGGAGCCTGAGCTGTTACTGGAAATTCGGAGTAACAGTAGTGAAGAGGGCAATTGTGCTGTTGGTGTTCCCATTATTACGCCAAACCCAGAAGTTAACTTTACCGTGGACAGTCATGGGCAGCCGTATGACAG ATCAGTGCAGCGAGAGTTGTGTTTCAACTGA